In Flavobacterium gelatinilyticum, a genomic segment contains:
- a CDS encoding glycoside hydrolase family 125 protein, with amino-acid sequence MQSRRKFIKNAGIFSAGLLALQTEAFGFNSGIFQFPLKDFVTKRPPAAERKFTSKAIEAAIVRVKKQIANPELAWIFENCFPNTLDTTVDFEIIDGKPDTYVITGDIDAMWLRDSTAQIWPYIPFVKEDPKLAELVKGVINRQAKCILLDPYANAFYKDFSKESEWKNDLTKMQPGIHERKWEIDSLCYPVRLAHGYWKETGDISLFDAKWKEAMLLILQTFKEQQRLDGKGGPYSFQRQTAWATDGVPLAGYGYPVKPCGLIVSTFRPSDDSTLFGYLIPSNMFAIEILGYLIEIFSLPALKDNNLVAKATELRDQVQKGLNEHGIINHPKFGKIIAFEVNGYGSFHMMDDANVPSLLSLPYLGAIAPDDPLYLNTRKVVLSEDNPFFYKGKAGEGIGGPHTGVDTIWPMSIVLRAITSVDEKEIKACISNLIKTNAGTGFMHESFHKDDVAQFTRKWFAWANTLFGEMIVHTSTHYPQILRDKNI; translated from the coding sequence ATGCAGTCACGTAGAAAATTTATAAAAAATGCCGGAATTTTTTCGGCAGGATTATTAGCGTTGCAAACCGAAGCTTTTGGATTTAATTCAGGTATTTTTCAATTTCCGTTGAAAGATTTTGTTACCAAAAGACCTCCCGCTGCCGAAAGAAAATTTACCAGTAAAGCAATTGAAGCAGCTATCGTACGTGTTAAAAAACAAATCGCCAATCCGGAACTGGCCTGGATATTCGAAAACTGTTTTCCTAATACATTAGATACTACAGTCGATTTTGAAATCATTGACGGAAAACCGGATACTTATGTTATTACCGGAGATATCGATGCCATGTGGCTTCGTGACAGTACGGCGCAGATCTGGCCGTATATACCTTTTGTAAAAGAAGACCCAAAACTGGCTGAACTGGTAAAAGGAGTTATAAATCGTCAGGCAAAATGCATTCTGCTCGATCCGTATGCCAATGCTTTTTATAAAGATTTTTCTAAAGAAAGCGAATGGAAAAATGACCTCACTAAAATGCAGCCCGGTATTCATGAAAGAAAATGGGAAATTGACAGTTTGTGTTATCCTGTACGATTAGCACATGGTTACTGGAAAGAAACAGGAGACATAAGTTTATTTGATGCAAAATGGAAAGAAGCCATGCTTTTGATTCTCCAGACTTTTAAAGAACAGCAAAGACTGGACGGAAAAGGTGGTCCGTATAGTTTTCAGCGTCAGACAGCCTGGGCTACAGATGGAGTTCCGCTCGCTGGTTACGGCTATCCGGTAAAACCCTGCGGTTTAATTGTTTCGACTTTCAGACCAAGTGATGATTCGACTTTGTTTGGTTATTTGATTCCGAGTAATATGTTTGCAATTGAAATATTGGGTTATCTGATCGAAATTTTTTCCCTTCCGGCTTTAAAGGATAATAATTTAGTTGCCAAAGCCACGGAATTAAGAGATCAGGTTCAGAAAGGTTTAAACGAACACGGAATTATAAATCATCCTAAATTCGGAAAAATTATTGCTTTTGAAGTAAACGGATACGGCAGTTTTCACATGATGGACGATGCCAATGTTCCTTCGCTATTATCGCTGCCTTATTTGGGTGCAATTGCTCCGGATGATCCATTATATCTCAACACAAGGAAAGTAGTTTTGTCAGAAGATAATCCGTTTTTTTATAAAGGAAAAGCCGGAGAAGGAATTGGCGGTCCTCATACCGGAGTTGATACGATCTGGCCTATGAGTATTGTTTTAAGAGCTATTACAAGCGTTGATGAGAAAGAAATAAAAGCCTGTATCAGCAATTTAATTAAAACCAATGCCGGTACCGGATTTATGCACGAGTCGTTTCATAAAGACGATGTAGCCCAATTTACCCGTAAATGGTTTGCATGGGCGAATACTTTATTTGGTGAAATGATTGTGCACACCAGCACGCATTATCCGCAGATTTTAAGAGATAAAAACATTTAA
- a CDS encoding ROK family protein, with amino-acid sequence MNTSYAIGLDIGGTHITAAVINKTEMKMLDFSLYKESFNSNLPVHEVMNIWKKVICTSLENANIKNITGIAVCMPGPFDYEKGICWIKDQSKYEHFYGLSVRELILESLGFSEDFPVLFENDAVCFGKGEVFKQKENLSKKVMAVTLGTGLGACFIDKGISVSSGDLVPKDGEIYNLPYKEGIAEDYVSARGLLQHYKSLSGIELNSGLELYDRAKNDDQKAIQVFERMGEDLAAVVIPWIKSFSAEHIIIGGKIANAADLFLPSFNKVLEEAGVRVLVSISTDNEAAALLGAVSSL; translated from the coding sequence ATGAATACATCATACGCCATTGGGCTGGATATAGGAGGAACCCATATCACGGCGGCAGTTATTAATAAAACAGAAATGAAAATGCTGGATTTTTCTCTGTATAAAGAATCATTTAACTCAAATCTTCCGGTTCATGAAGTAATGAATATCTGGAAGAAAGTAATCTGTACGTCATTAGAAAATGCAAATATTAAAAATATAACCGGAATAGCGGTCTGTATGCCGGGACCGTTTGATTATGAAAAAGGCATCTGCTGGATTAAAGACCAGTCAAAGTACGAACATTTTTATGGATTAAGTGTAAGAGAGCTGATCTTGGAAAGTCTGGGCTTCTCAGAAGATTTCCCCGTACTTTTTGAAAACGATGCTGTTTGTTTTGGAAAAGGGGAAGTTTTTAAACAAAAAGAAAATCTTTCTAAAAAAGTAATGGCTGTTACATTAGGAACAGGATTAGGAGCCTGTTTTATTGATAAAGGGATATCAGTCAGTTCAGGTGATTTGGTTCCAAAAGATGGTGAAATTTATAATCTTCCTTACAAAGAAGGCATTGCAGAAGATTATGTTTCTGCCCGAGGCCTTTTACAGCATTACAAATCTTTAAGCGGTATTGAACTTAATAGTGGTCTAGAACTCTATGATCGGGCAAAAAATGATGATCAGAAAGCGATTCAGGTATTTGAAAGAATGGGAGAAGACCTGGCGGCGGTTGTGATTCCGTGGATAAAAAGTTTCTCGGCGGAGCATATTATTATTGGAGGAAAAATAGCAAATGCTGCAGATTTATTTCTGCCATCATTCAACAAAGTACTAGAGGAAGCAGGCGTGAGAGTTTTGGTTTCAATTTCTACAGATAATGAAGCGGCTGCTTTATTGGGAGCTGTAAGTTCTCTTTGA
- a CDS encoding DsbA family oxidoreductase — translation MKIEIWSDIMCPFCYIGKRQLETALKEFPENEFEIEWKSFQLDPSITPQPGKDVYTYLAERKGMTVEQSKEMHKGVTERAKSVGLDYNFDKAVISNSFTAHRIIQLAKTKKLGDEIEEIFFKAYFTEGRDLNDGPTLIELAEKAGLERNEILNVLQSDDLFIKEVHSDINEAQQIGVQGVPFFVFDRKYAVSGAQPVEAFVQTIKEGLK, via the coding sequence ATGAAAATAGAAATTTGGTCGGACATCATGTGTCCGTTTTGTTATATCGGAAAAAGACAATTGGAAACCGCTTTAAAAGAGTTTCCTGAAAACGAATTTGAAATCGAGTGGAAAAGTTTTCAGCTTGATCCATCTATTACGCCACAGCCCGGAAAAGACGTTTATACGTATTTAGCGGAACGAAAAGGCATGACAGTGGAACAATCTAAAGAAATGCATAAAGGTGTCACAGAGCGCGCAAAAAGCGTTGGTCTGGATTATAATTTTGACAAAGCTGTTATTTCAAATTCTTTTACAGCACACCGAATCATTCAATTGGCAAAAACTAAAAAATTAGGCGACGAAATAGAAGAAATTTTCTTTAAAGCTTATTTTACTGAAGGAAGAGACCTGAATGACGGTCCAACGTTAATCGAACTGGCAGAAAAAGCAGGTTTAGAAAGGAATGAAATTCTGAACGTTTTACAAAGCGATGATTTATTTATAAAAGAAGTTCATAGTGATATTAACGAAGCACAGCAGATTGGCGTGCAGGGTGTGCCATTTTTTGTTTTTGACAGAAAGTATGCTGTTTCGGGGGCGCAGCCTGTTGAAGCTTTTGTACAAACTATAAAAGAAGGATTGAAATAA
- the dnaN gene encoding DNA polymerase III subunit beta, with the protein MKFIVSSSYLLKQLQVLGSVINSSNTLPILDNFLFELDNNELTVSASDLETTMSATLSIDSTSKGSVAVPAKLLLEILKTFPEQPLTFTVEDNNTVEISSNSGKYALAYAAGEEFPKSVNLEEPSVTLVPADVLATAVSKTIFAAGNDDLRPVMSGVFFQFSPEGLTFVATDAHKLVKYARADVKASQVADFIMPKKPLNILKGILGSSDAEVKIEYNDSNATFSFDNYILMCRLIDGKYPNYEAVIPKENPNKLMIDRSLFLSSVRRVAIFSNKTTHQIRLKIAGAELNVSAEDIDYSNKAEERLTCDYQGDDLQIGFNSRFLIEMLTNLQSDIIMLEMSLPNRAGILTPADGLEEGESVTMLVMPVMLNS; encoded by the coding sequence ATGAAATTTATAGTATCGAGTTCGTACTTATTAAAACAATTACAAGTTTTAGGCAGCGTTATTAACAGCAGCAATACGCTTCCTATTTTAGATAACTTTTTATTTGAACTAGACAATAATGAGTTGACAGTTTCGGCTTCAGATCTTGAAACTACCATGTCTGCTACATTATCAATCGATTCTACAAGTAAAGGAAGCGTTGCTGTACCTGCAAAACTTTTACTTGAAATTTTAAAAACTTTTCCTGAACAGCCTTTAACTTTTACTGTTGAAGACAACAATACGGTTGAGATTAGTTCTAACTCTGGTAAATATGCTTTAGCATATGCTGCCGGTGAGGAATTCCCTAAATCGGTAAATCTTGAAGAACCATCTGTAACTTTAGTTCCTGCTGATGTTTTGGCAACTGCTGTAAGCAAAACTATTTTTGCTGCCGGAAACGATGATTTACGTCCGGTTATGTCAGGAGTTTTCTTCCAGTTTTCGCCAGAAGGATTAACTTTTGTTGCTACAGATGCTCACAAACTGGTAAAATACGCCCGTGCAGATGTTAAAGCATCTCAGGTTGCTGATTTCATTATGCCAAAAAAACCTTTAAATATCTTAAAAGGTATTTTAGGTTCATCTGATGCTGAAGTAAAAATTGAATACAACGATTCAAATGCGACTTTCTCATTTGACAATTATATCTTAATGTGTCGTTTAATCGACGGGAAATACCCTAATTACGAAGCAGTAATTCCTAAAGAAAATCCAAACAAATTAATGATCGACCGTTCTTTATTTTTAAGTTCTGTTCGCCGTGTTGCGATTTTCTCTAATAAAACCACACACCAGATTCGTTTAAAAATTGCAGGGGCTGAACTAAATGTTTCTGCAGAAGACATCGATTACTCAAACAAAGCAGAGGAAAGACTAACTTGTGATTATCAGGGTGATGATTTGCAAATTGGTTTTAACTCACGTTTCTTAATCGAGATGCTGACCAACTTACAATCAGATATCATCATGTTAGAAATGTCATTGCCTAACAGAGCCGGAATCTTAACTCCTGCTGATGGTCTTGAAGAAGGCGAAAGCGTAACAATGCTTGTAATGCCCGTAATGTTAAATAGTTAA
- the gldG gene encoding gliding motility-associated ABC transporter substrate-binding protein GldG encodes MKTSNKLNLKTLGITILILIVLNVLGSFLFHRFDLTKDKRYTLSQTSLQILQQVKNPLSIKIYMQGDLPSDFRRLQQETKQLLEEFQAYNSNINFEFVNPLENEEESMDMIKSLYSKGLTPVNITVDDKGKQSQAMVFPWAIAVYNNKEVNIPLLKNIMGASTTQKVMGSIQHLEYSIADAINKVAKDRQKKVAIIKGNGELSERYVGNLLRQIKESYYIGPFTLDSVAKDPNGTLDALKKYDLAIISKPTEAFSDEEKEVLDQFIINGGKTLWMIDQVAADMDSLYNDTGAILAYPRDLNLNDMFFKYGFRINPDLVKDEQGSPLKLATGEQGSATQYQQFIWKFSPLVVPVSQHPIVKNLGYIKFDFANPIDTLKNGIKKTVLVQSSPYSKKIGTPHEVNLNMVTEETTKEDYLNKGNLVLSLLLEGNFHSAFENRILPFKESSFQAKGKPTKMIVVADGDIARNQVDKNGMPVELGYDQRTGNLYDNKDFMMNCVNYLLDDTGLINIRSKDVELPLLDKEKVYEDYTVIQFITIGLPILILLIFGVLFTFIRKKKYSRQMLIKNLRN; translated from the coding sequence ATGAAAACATCTAATAAATTGAATTTAAAAACATTAGGTATTACAATTTTAATTTTAATTGTTTTAAATGTACTGGGAAGCTTTCTTTTTCACCGTTTTGACTTAACCAAAGACAAACGATATACCTTATCGCAAACTTCCCTGCAAATCCTGCAGCAGGTTAAAAACCCGTTATCGATTAAGATTTACATGCAGGGTGATCTTCCTTCTGATTTCAGACGTTTACAGCAGGAAACCAAACAATTACTGGAAGAATTTCAGGCTTACAACAGCAATATTAATTTCGAATTCGTGAATCCGCTGGAGAACGAAGAGGAAAGTATGGACATGATAAAATCTTTGTACAGCAAAGGTCTTACTCCTGTTAACATTACCGTTGACGATAAAGGAAAACAATCTCAGGCAATGGTTTTTCCTTGGGCAATAGCAGTTTACAACAATAAAGAGGTTAATATTCCGCTGCTAAAAAATATTATGGGAGCTTCAACTACCCAAAAAGTAATGGGTTCTATACAGCACTTAGAATATTCAATTGCTGATGCTATAAACAAAGTTGCCAAAGACAGACAAAAGAAAGTGGCTATCATTAAAGGAAACGGTGAATTATCTGAACGGTATGTCGGCAACTTATTAAGACAAATCAAAGAAAGCTATTACATCGGACCTTTTACATTAGATTCAGTTGCTAAAGACCCAAATGGAACTTTAGATGCGCTTAAAAAATACGATCTGGCTATCATTTCAAAACCTACAGAAGCTTTCTCTGATGAGGAAAAAGAAGTTTTGGACCAGTTTATCATAAATGGCGGCAAAACCTTATGGATGATCGATCAGGTTGCCGCGGATATGGATAGTTTATACAATGATACCGGAGCAATTCTGGCTTATCCCAGAGATTTAAATTTAAATGATATGTTCTTCAAATACGGATTTAGGATTAATCCTGATTTAGTAAAAGATGAACAAGGCAGTCCTTTAAAACTGGCGACAGGAGAACAAGGAAGCGCAACGCAATACCAGCAGTTTATCTGGAAGTTTTCACCGCTTGTCGTGCCGGTGAGCCAGCATCCTATTGTAAAAAATCTGGGTTATATCAAATTTGACTTTGCGAACCCAATTGATACATTGAAAAACGGGATTAAAAAAACGGTTCTAGTTCAATCTTCACCGTATTCAAAGAAAATTGGAACGCCTCATGAAGTCAATCTGAACATGGTAACAGAAGAAACTACCAAAGAGGATTATCTGAACAAAGGAAACCTGGTTCTTTCTCTTTTACTGGAAGGGAATTTTCACTCGGCTTTTGAAAACCGTATTCTGCCGTTTAAAGAAAGTTCTTTTCAGGCGAAAGGAAAACCAACTAAAATGATTGTAGTTGCCGATGGTGATATTGCCAGAAATCAGGTAGACAAAAACGGAATGCCGGTTGAACTGGGCTATGACCAAAGAACAGGAAACCTTTATGACAACAAGGATTTCATGATGAATTGCGTGAATTACCTTCTTGATGACACCGGACTTATTAACATTAGAAGCAAAGATGTTGAACTGCCTTTGTTAGATAAAGAAAAAGTTTACGAAGATTATACTGTAATACAATTCATAACTATCGGGCTTCCAATTCTTATTCTACTGATATTCGGGGTATTATTTACTTTTATCAGAAAAAAGAAATACAGCAGACAGATGTTAATAAAAAATTTGCGAAACTAA
- the gldF gene encoding gliding motility-associated ABC transporter permease subunit GldF, producing the protein MKSIILREIKSFFGSPIGYLVIAVFLISSGLFLWVFEGDYNILNSGFADLTPFFTLAPWILIFLIPAVTMRSFSDERKQGTLELLLTKPLSVWEIVNGKFFGSFLLIILAILPTLIYVKVISDLGSPEGNIDMGSTIGSYFGLLFLIASYSAIGIFTSTLSENQIVAFIIAVFLCFIFYFGFEGLSTLIPGQSGIISSLGMQYHFKSMSRGVIDTRDIIYFLSISIAFLSFTVYQLKSFKA; encoded by the coding sequence ATGAAATCAATCATTTTAAGAGAAATAAAATCCTTTTTTGGCTCGCCGATCGGGTATTTGGTTATTGCTGTATTTTTAATCAGCAGCGGACTTTTTTTATGGGTATTTGAAGGCGATTATAATATCCTGAACAGCGGTTTTGCCGATCTTACTCCGTTTTTTACCCTGGCTCCATGGATTTTAATTTTCCTGATTCCTGCCGTAACCATGAGAAGTTTTTCTGACGAAAGAAAACAAGGAACTCTGGAATTGCTTTTAACCAAACCATTATCTGTCTGGGAAATTGTAAACGGAAAATTCTTCGGATCTTTTCTTTTGATTATTCTGGCTATCCTGCCAACCTTAATTTATGTAAAAGTTATTTCTGATTTAGGTTCACCAGAAGGCAATATCGATATGGGAAGCACAATTGGTTCGTATTTTGGATTATTATTTTTAATTGCTTCTTATTCCGCAATTGGAATCTTTACTTCTACACTTTCAGAAAATCAGATTGTTGCTTTTATTATTGCTGTTTTTCTGTGTTTTATCTTTTATTTTGGATTTGAAGGCCTATCAACTTTAATTCCGGGACAATCGGGTATTATTTCTTCATTAGGAATGCAGTATCATTTTAAAAGTATGAGCCGTGGTGTAATTGATACAAGAGATATTATTTATTTTTTAAGCATCAGCATCGCATTTTTATCATTTACCGTTTATCAATTAAAATCTTTTAAAGCGTAA
- a CDS encoding SAM hydrolase/SAM-dependent halogenase family protein, translated as MSIITLTTDYGLKDHFVGSLKGKILSEYSEVQIIDISHDIDPFNTAEASYVIGASYLSFPKGTVHLIGVDIERNKENQHIAMQWNDHYFICADNGILSMLTQKIMPQKIVAINIHDRFPIESTDLDIFIQVACHLAKGGLLNVIGKEIPAVKEATELQAVVADDGNSIKGYVIYIDHFGNVVTNISKKQFLEISRGRPYEIVMKPKSIKTILPNYSAIATSDKYPIKTYEGEKLAIFNEAGFLEIAIFRSNPSKVGSANSLLGLNYRDVITIKFS; from the coding sequence ATGTCAATAATTACCCTTACTACAGACTACGGCTTGAAGGACCACTTTGTTGGTTCGCTAAAGGGTAAAATTCTATCTGAATATTCAGAGGTTCAAATCATTGACATTTCTCATGACATCGATCCCTTTAATACTGCAGAGGCTAGTTATGTTATTGGCGCTTCATACTTAAGTTTTCCTAAAGGCACTGTTCATCTTATTGGTGTCGATATTGAGCGCAACAAAGAAAACCAGCACATCGCCATGCAGTGGAATGACCACTATTTTATCTGCGCCGATAATGGAATTTTAAGTATGCTTACGCAGAAAATTATGCCCCAGAAAATTGTCGCTATTAATATTCATGACCGTTTCCCTATTGAATCTACAGATCTGGATATTTTTATTCAGGTGGCGTGTCATTTGGCAAAAGGCGGTCTGTTGAACGTTATAGGAAAAGAAATCCCTGCGGTTAAAGAAGCAACCGAACTGCAGGCTGTTGTGGCTGATGACGGAAATTCGATAAAAGGATATGTTATATATATTGACCATTTTGGAAACGTGGTAACGAATATTTCAAAAAAGCAATTTTTAGAAATTTCACGAGGGCGTCCGTATGAAATTGTCATGAAACCAAAAAGCATCAAGACGATCCTGCCAAATTATTCAGCTATTGCAACTTCAGACAAATATCCTATTAAAACCTATGAAGGCGAGAAACTGGCTATTTTTAACGAAGCCGGATTTTTAGAAATTGCCATCTTCAGGAGTAATCCTTCAAAAGTAGGTTCTGCAAACAGTCTGCTTGGATTAAATTACCGTGACGTGATTACGATTAAGTTCTCGTAA
- a CDS encoding PhoH family protein translates to MNERIIELIDIAPKEFWGAQDSHLEIIKKYYPKLKIVARGTTLKAFGEKEVLDEFEKRFQRLMLHFTRYNNIDDNVIERVIMSDGQDEKRAYDHDKILVHGVGGKIVKAMTPNQQLLVDTIKKNDMVFAVGPAGTGKTYTGVAMAVKMLKDKEVKRIILTRPAVEAGENLGFLPGDMKEKLDPYMQPLYDALRDMIPNEKLEDYILKGIIQIAPLAFMRGRTLDNAFVILDEAQNTTHSQMKMFLTRMGKNAKFMITGDPGQVDLPRRTISGLKEALLVLKDIEGIGIIYLDDKDIVRHRLVKKVIDAYKQIENHD, encoded by the coding sequence TTGAACGAAAGAATAATCGAGCTAATAGACATCGCTCCTAAAGAGTTTTGGGGCGCTCAGGACAGCCATTTAGAAATAATCAAAAAGTATTACCCGAAGCTTAAAATCGTAGCGCGAGGGACTACTTTGAAGGCATTTGGCGAAAAAGAAGTCTTAGATGAATTCGAAAAAAGATTTCAAAGATTAATGCTCCATTTTACCCGATATAACAATATTGACGATAATGTAATCGAACGCGTAATAATGAGTGATGGTCAGGACGAAAAAAGAGCATACGATCATGACAAAATATTAGTTCACGGGGTTGGCGGTAAAATAGTAAAAGCCATGACGCCTAACCAGCAGTTACTGGTTGACACTATTAAAAAAAATGATATGGTTTTTGCAGTAGGTCCGGCCGGAACGGGAAAAACCTACACGGGTGTTGCGATGGCAGTTAAAATGCTGAAGGATAAAGAAGTAAAAAGAATCATATTAACACGTCCGGCAGTTGAAGCAGGGGAGAACCTTGGATTTCTGCCAGGAGATATGAAAGAAAAACTGGATCCTTATATGCAGCCGCTTTATGATGCATTGCGAGATATGATTCCGAATGAAAAATTAGAAGATTATATCTTAAAAGGGATTATTCAGATTGCGCCTTTAGCTTTTATGCGCGGGCGTACACTTGACAATGCTTTTGTAATTCTTGATGAAGCTCAAAACACCACACATTCGCAGATGAAAATGTTTTTGACCCGTATGGGTAAAAATGCCAAATTCATGATTACAGGTGATCCGGGGCAGGTAGATTTACCACGCCGAACGATTTCGGGGCTTAAAGAAGCGCTTCTGGTTCTGAAAGACATAGAAGGAATCGGAATCATCTATCTCGATGATAAAGATATCGTACGCCACCGATTGGTGAAAAAAGTAATTGATGCTTATAAACAAATTGAAAATCACGATTAA
- a CDS encoding Cof-type HAD-IIB family hydrolase, which translates to MTKLKNMKVVVSDLDGTLLNPEHRISEYTKSIFQELHNQNYLIVVATGRHHLDAMAIIETLEVPVYLVSSNGARIHSPEQEELFAFNLNSDVVKAALNVEIDPEITVVLFKEDVWQTNRVNERLNSFQHELRYKPELVDYKALEDFGAIKIFFSCQNHEKLVKLKDQVLANSSEHLHHAFSLPTCLEFMDKSIDKAVAIERVLEREGFTLSQAVSFGDGFNDVQMLSASGKGLIMGNAPAILKETLPDLEVIQTNAEDGVAKYIASKILDKELAAG; encoded by the coding sequence ATGACTAAACTTAAAAATATGAAAGTGGTGGTGAGTGATCTTGACGGGACCTTGCTTAACCCAGAGCACAGAATATCAGAATACACAAAATCAATTTTTCAGGAACTTCACAATCAAAATTATCTTATTGTTGTAGCTACAGGACGTCATCATCTTGATGCCATGGCTATTATCGAAACACTTGAAGTTCCGGTTTATTTAGTTAGTTCAAACGGAGCCAGAATCCATTCTCCAGAACAGGAAGAACTTTTTGCCTTCAACTTAAACAGCGACGTTGTAAAGGCAGCTCTGAATGTTGAAATAGATCCTGAAATTACAGTGGTTTTGTTTAAAGAAGATGTGTGGCAGACGAACAGAGTAAACGAAAGACTGAATTCTTTTCAGCATGAATTACGATACAAACCGGAATTGGTTGATTATAAAGCGCTGGAAGATTTTGGAGCTATTAAAATTTTCTTTTCATGCCAGAATCATGAAAAATTAGTAAAATTAAAAGATCAGGTTTTAGCCAATTCATCAGAACATCTGCATCACGCTTTTAGTCTGCCTACTTGTCTTGAATTTATGGATAAATCTATAGATAAAGCAGTGGCAATTGAAAGAGTTTTGGAAAGAGAAGGATTTACGCTTTCTCAGGCTGTTTCTTTTGGAGACGGATTCAACGATGTACAAATGCTTTCGGCATCTGGAAAAGGTTTGATTATGGGTAACGCCCCTGCAATATTAAAGGAAACACTGCCGGATTTAGAAGTAATTCAGACTAATGCCGAAGACGGCGTGGCAAAATATATTGCATCAAAAATTTTAGATAAAGAATTAGCAGCAGGTTAA
- a CDS encoding phosphoribosylaminoimidazolesuccinocarboxamide synthase, whose translation MSNTITTTNFNFPNQKTVYRGKVREVYNINDELLVMVATDRLSAFDVVLPKGIPYKGQILNQIATKFMELTQDIVPNWLIATPDPNVAVGHLCEPFKVEMVIRGYLSGHAAREYAAGRKQICGVTMAKGLKENDKFPEPIITPTTKADNGSHDEDISREDILSKGIVSEEDYLILEKYTRALFQRGTEIAAGRGLILVDTKYEFGKTKDGVIVLIDEIHTPDSSRYFYAEGYAERQAKGEEQKQLSKEFVRRWLIENGFQGQEGQQIPDMTDAYIESVSERYIELYENILGEKFVKADIDNIDQRIDKNVLEYLSSK comes from the coding sequence ATGAGCAATACAATCACAACCACAAATTTTAATTTCCCAAACCAGAAAACAGTTTACCGCGGAAAAGTTAGAGAAGTTTACAACATAAATGATGAACTTTTGGTAATGGTAGCGACTGACAGACTTTCGGCGTTTGATGTGGTTTTACCAAAAGGAATTCCGTATAAAGGTCAGATCTTAAACCAGATTGCGACTAAATTTATGGAGTTAACGCAGGATATTGTGCCAAACTGGCTGATTGCAACTCCGGACCCAAACGTTGCTGTTGGACATTTATGTGAGCCTTTTAAGGTAGAAATGGTAATTCGCGGTTATCTTTCCGGACATGCAGCTCGTGAGTATGCGGCGGGAAGAAAACAAATCTGCGGTGTTACAATGGCCAAAGGTTTAAAAGAAAACGATAAATTCCCGGAACCAATTATTACGCCTACCACAAAAGCAGATAATGGTTCTCATGATGAAGATATTTCCCGCGAAGATATTTTGTCTAAAGGAATTGTTTCAGAAGAAGATTACCTTATACTTGAAAAATATACAAGAGCTTTATTCCAGAGAGGAACTGAAATTGCGGCTGGACGCGGTTTAATTTTAGTTGATACAAAATACGAATTCGGAAAAACAAAAGACGGTGTTATCGTTTTAATTGATGAAATCCACACTCCTGATTCTTCACGTTATTTCTACGCTGAAGGATATGCTGAAAGACAGGCAAAAGGAGAGGAGCAGAAACAATTGTCTAAAGAATTTGTTCGCCGCTGGCTGATCGAAAACGGTTTTCAGGGACAGGAAGGACAGCAGATTCCGGATATGACAGATGCTTATATAGAATCGGTTTCTGAAAGATATATCGAATTGTACGAGAATATTTTAGGTGAAAAATTTGTAAAGGCCGATATTGACAATATTGACCAACGTATTGATAAAAACGTATTAGAATACCTTTCTTCAAAATAG